One stretch of Roseimicrobium sp. ORNL1 DNA includes these proteins:
- a CDS encoding autotransporter-associated beta strand repeat-containing protein — MKKTALALILALLALPIVTDAQTYQFDGDLSSQGTIQNGPGNWSTNSSVSTNLRWLKDGVYTAWDNSGLAIAEFGSTTSVNGGAITVDGEVLAAGLNFTALGTPLGTSAYSFTGGTINLGTGGVINVANGASGGGTGGQWVTFGSQLKGSNLTIQKSGGSTVAFVRLTVANPNLTGTLTLKSAPGATSGIYLSVGSPTFISSLSGIDVQATSIFNPTGTGTYTVPISIAGVGTSNYGAVRVDASNTTFSGTITLKADARFHTHINTLNTTITGSITESGGSYSFQRTANSPTNTTTPLNTTYTGASNYTGATVFGRTLAITSSSESGGTEGGVNILDFTSATAPDTNILYNNVTPGALQLIGGLASRTELRLHGAAGEDNSQTFGSTSAQQSATAITLVSGFGGTMNANLGELSRTGDGALAIKGPVEGKVTGSVFGATEGLVGTWATYSSADGKTAGWAGLKDGVVGVFDGDLDYQTGVAAHALPGATITSQLRVSGASSGDVVFESAFGITDLASISMTDTVSNRKLGVDGESLRVGLEGGIQIVAGARSLSVGTQGQYSMLTAGDAWGSSGQLALTNMSSDGVLTIHSMIADNGPGLVSLNVNGTGKTVLTAANSYTGLTIINSGVLEVRHSDALGATGATSMTKIMTGASLNLSGGITLGETIQANGHGIASDGAIRNLSGVNTITPSVRLQSSTRFTSDSGTLVLAGGFTTQISATAYTFSGSGDFEVRGPITATSGILNKEGGGTLTLIGASNAVGVTTVTDGTLHLNFDGAGAPASNILYSGAAISATVGSVTLGGGALKLTGKANSASSQALGALTLSSGFSRISAISTGSGSMDTSFLTFTRTVGGTARFDLPAIGTIKTTSGTDNAILTGTGGVAYATVGASDWAATSTAVSGSRNIVGLSTINGYTNSTATSLSGNADIASGITDTALSASSTISSLRFNQAQATTITQPTPPLTNPVTPPSVVLTTGGILVTPNVGANVSAIRGGGIRAAVGSTDLVIFQNNTAAPLTISSRILNTTTTGGVISTTGLTKAGAGTLVLEFDTGYIAGDYTGDTRIQDGSLQLVRTTATSISYYLYASTNFILGSGSTSGKLILGNVGGNSVTQYGGLLTQGSGTANSLVGASTSYSTFLHYVSGVHDFRKGFIGGSGTNEDNLNLTISLGTLQLGTSNTFKGKTTLLQNTIEVTKLANRGVASSLGTGDATSTSHIIDMATATTASQNFNVIATLAYIGDTNSVTDRPINVSNGDIPGDVVSVTAVLENNGTGTVKFTSPFTAAGSNTVQRVLRLGGTNAGDNEIVSFMDVNASITSKVEKTGVGSWTLTGGSTYSGGTSVQAGTLLVANDLGSGTGSGNVTVAKNAVFGGRGMIQTANDRSVTLTGATLQVGLDLPGKPSSSASILTIMTGTGGQLSLSDGSTITLDLFDGAGEGDTTGMTGYADMLVVSGSVAIAADTTIAITDRGGMTDWAIGDAWQLFEWSGLTVPLPGTTSANFVLPTLSADLAWDTTEIFTTGILRIEAAVVPEPSRALLVLGGSACLLFRRRRSVA; from the coding sequence ATGAAAAAAACCGCCCTCGCCCTTATTCTCGCGTTATTGGCGCTGCCTATAGTCACTGATGCCCAAACCTATCAATTCGACGGTGACCTCTCCAGTCAGGGCACCATCCAGAACGGCCCTGGCAACTGGAGCACCAACAGCAGCGTCTCCACCAATCTCCGCTGGCTGAAGGATGGCGTGTACACCGCCTGGGACAACAGCGGCCTGGCCATCGCGGAGTTCGGCTCCACCACCAGCGTAAATGGTGGCGCGATCACGGTTGACGGTGAAGTCCTCGCGGCGGGCTTGAACTTCACCGCACTCGGCACACCGCTGGGCACCAGCGCCTATAGCTTCACGGGAGGCACCATTAATCTCGGCACCGGTGGCGTCATCAATGTGGCCAACGGCGCCTCCGGCGGAGGTACCGGAGGACAGTGGGTCACTTTCGGCTCGCAGCTCAAGGGCAGCAATCTCACCATCCAGAAGTCCGGTGGCTCGACCGTCGCCTTTGTCCGCCTTACTGTGGCGAATCCCAATCTCACCGGCACGCTCACGCTGAAGAGCGCGCCCGGAGCCACGAGCGGCATCTATCTCAGCGTGGGAAGCCCCACTTTTATCAGCAGCCTCAGCGGCATCGATGTGCAGGCAACCTCCATCTTCAATCCCACCGGAACCGGCACCTATACCGTGCCCATTTCCATCGCCGGGGTGGGCACTTCGAACTATGGCGCCGTCCGTGTGGATGCCTCCAACACCACCTTCTCCGGCACCATCACACTGAAGGCAGATGCCCGTTTCCACACGCACATCAATACGCTCAACACAACCATCACCGGCAGCATCACGGAGTCGGGTGGCAGCTACAGCTTTCAGCGCACGGCGAACTCACCCACCAATACCACAACGCCGCTGAATACGACCTACACCGGCGCGAGCAACTACACCGGGGCCACCGTCTTCGGACGTACTTTGGCCATCACCAGCAGCTCGGAGTCCGGTGGCACCGAAGGCGGAGTCAATATCCTAGACTTCACATCCGCCACCGCTCCGGATACCAACATCCTCTATAACAATGTCACGCCCGGCGCCCTGCAGCTCATCGGCGGCCTGGCCTCGCGCACGGAGCTGAGGCTCCACGGCGCCGCGGGCGAGGATAACTCGCAGACCTTCGGCAGCACGAGTGCGCAGCAGAGCGCCACCGCCATCACCCTTGTCTCCGGATTCGGCGGCACCATGAATGCGAACCTCGGTGAGCTCAGCCGCACGGGGGATGGCGCGCTCGCCATCAAGGGACCGGTGGAAGGAAAGGTTACCGGCAGTGTGTTCGGAGCCACGGAAGGCCTGGTGGGCACCTGGGCCACCTACAGCAGCGCGGACGGCAAGACCGCCGGCTGGGCAGGGCTGAAGGATGGCGTCGTGGGAGTGTTCGATGGAGATCTGGATTATCAGACCGGCGTTGCAGCACACGCGCTCCCCGGCGCCACCATCACTTCACAGCTCCGGGTCTCTGGAGCATCGAGCGGTGACGTGGTCTTTGAGAGCGCTTTTGGCATCACGGATCTGGCCAGCATTTCCATGACCGATACAGTCTCCAACAGGAAACTGGGAGTAGATGGCGAATCGCTGCGCGTGGGGTTGGAAGGCGGCATTCAGATCGTTGCTGGAGCGCGCAGCCTGAGCGTCGGCACTCAGGGGCAGTATAGCATGCTCACAGCAGGCGACGCCTGGGGCTCGTCTGGCCAACTGGCGCTGACAAACATGTCCAGCGACGGCGTGCTGACCATCCACTCCATGATCGCGGACAACGGTCCCGGCTTGGTCAGCCTCAATGTGAATGGCACGGGCAAGACGGTGCTCACCGCAGCGAACTCCTACACGGGCCTCACCATCATCAACAGCGGCGTGCTCGAAGTACGCCATTCGGATGCGCTCGGTGCCACCGGAGCCACAAGCATGACCAAGATCATGACCGGCGCATCGCTGAATCTCTCCGGGGGCATCACCTTGGGAGAGACCATCCAGGCAAACGGCCACGGCATCGCTTCAGATGGCGCCATCCGAAACCTGAGCGGGGTGAATACCATCACCCCCTCAGTGCGTCTCCAGTCCTCCACACGCTTCACCTCAGACAGCGGCACCCTGGTGCTCGCCGGAGGATTTACCACACAGATCAGCGCCACGGCATACACCTTCTCCGGGAGTGGTGATTTCGAAGTGCGCGGCCCCATCACTGCCACCAGCGGCATCCTGAACAAGGAAGGCGGCGGCACCCTCACCCTGATTGGTGCGAGCAACGCCGTCGGTGTCACCACCGTGACCGATGGCACGCTGCACCTCAATTTCGACGGCGCTGGCGCTCCTGCCTCGAACATCCTCTACAGCGGCGCAGCCATCAGCGCCACGGTAGGCTCGGTGACCCTCGGTGGTGGCGCCCTGAAACTCACCGGCAAGGCGAACAGCGCCAGCAGCCAGGCACTGGGCGCCCTGACCTTGAGCAGCGGCTTCTCCCGCATCTCCGCCATCTCCACCGGCTCTGGGAGCATGGACACATCTTTCCTCACCTTCACCCGTACCGTGGGTGGGACCGCGCGCTTCGACCTGCCTGCCATCGGCACCATCAAGACCACCTCCGGCACGGACAATGCCATCCTCACCGGTACCGGCGGCGTGGCATATGCCACCGTGGGCGCCAGCGACTGGGCCGCCACCTCCACCGCCGTCTCAGGCTCGCGCAATATTGTAGGACTTTCCACCATCAATGGATACACCAACAGCACCGCCACTTCACTGAGCGGAAATGCCGACATCGCCAGCGGCATCACGGATACAGCACTTTCGGCCAGCAGCACCATCAGCAGCCTGCGGTTTAATCAAGCCCAGGCCACCACCATCACCCAGCCGACTCCCCCTCTTACGAACCCGGTCACTCCCCCCAGTGTCGTCCTAACCACAGGCGGCATTCTGGTGACCCCGAACGTGGGCGCCAATGTCTCCGCCATTCGTGGCGGAGGCATTCGTGCGGCCGTGGGCTCCACGGACCTCGTCATCTTCCAGAACAATACCGCAGCGCCGCTCACCATCTCCAGCCGCATCCTCAATACCACCACCACCGGTGGCGTCATCTCGACCACAGGCCTCACCAAGGCAGGCGCAGGCACGCTCGTGCTGGAATTTGATACCGGCTACATCGCCGGAGACTACACGGGGGACACCCGCATTCAGGATGGATCCCTCCAGCTCGTGAGGACCACCGCCACCAGCATCAGCTACTACCTGTATGCCAGCACGAATTTCATCCTCGGCAGCGGCTCCACCAGTGGCAAGCTCATCCTAGGCAATGTTGGAGGAAACTCGGTCACGCAATACGGTGGCCTCCTCACCCAGGGCAGCGGCACAGCAAACTCCCTGGTGGGCGCCTCCACGAGCTACTCCACTTTCCTCCACTACGTATCGGGCGTGCACGACTTCCGCAAAGGCTTCATCGGCGGCAGCGGCACCAACGAGGACAACCTGAACCTCACCATCTCCCTGGGCACCCTGCAGCTTGGCACTTCAAACACCTTCAAGGGAAAGACCACCCTGCTGCAGAATACCATTGAGGTCACCAAGCTCGCCAATCGTGGCGTGGCCAGCTCGCTGGGCACGGGCGATGCCACCTCCACCTCGCATATCATCGACATGGCCACGGCCACTACCGCTTCACAGAACTTCAACGTGATTGCCACCCTCGCCTACATTGGCGACACCAACTCCGTCACCGACCGACCGATTAACGTCAGCAACGGAGACATCCCCGGTGATGTAGTCTCCGTCACCGCCGTGCTGGAAAACAACGGCACAGGCACGGTGAAATTCACCTCTCCCTTCACCGCGGCCGGTTCTAATACTGTGCAGCGCGTCCTGCGCTTGGGCGGCACGAATGCTGGCGACAACGAAATCGTGAGCTTCATGGATGTGAATGCCAGCATCACCAGCAAGGTGGAAAAGACCGGCGTGGGAAGCTGGACCCTCACGGGTGGCAGCACCTACAGCGGAGGCACCTCCGTGCAGGCAGGCACTCTCCTGGTGGCGAATGACCTCGGCTCTGGAACGGGCAGTGGGAATGTCACCGTCGCGAAGAATGCCGTCTTCGGTGGCCGCGGCATGATTCAGACTGCGAATGACCGCAGCGTCACACTCACGGGCGCCACCCTGCAGGTCGGCCTGGACCTTCCTGGAAAGCCCTCGTCTTCCGCCAGCATTCTCACCATCATGACTGGCACCGGCGGCCAGCTCAGTCTGTCGGACGGTTCCACCATCACGCTCGACCTCTTCGACGGCGCCGGCGAGGGAGACACCACCGGAATGACCGGTTACGCAGACATGCTCGTGGTCTCCGGCAGCGTGGCCATTGCTGCAGACACCACCATCGCGATCACCGATCGCGGCGGGATGACGGACTGGGCCATCGGTGACGCGTGGCAGCTCTTTGAATGGAGCGGACTCACCGTCCCGCTGCCCGGAACCACCAGCGCCAACTTCGTCTTGCCCACGCTGTCCGCTGATCTCGCGTGGGATACCACCGAGATCTTCACCACCGGCATTTTGAGGATTGAGGCAGCCGTGGTACCCGAGCCATCCCGTGCCCTCCTCGTCCTTGGCGGCAGTGCATGCCTGCTCTTCCGCCGCCGTCGGTCAGTCGCGTAG
- a CDS encoding DUF2934 domain-containing protein, producing the protein MNTSPNDWQKDTVSESDIATHARERWLAAGSPQGRDLDFWFQAERELRSARQTDQPAWSPQKLMGDTP; encoded by the coding sequence ATGAACACTTCCCCAAACGACTGGCAGAAGGATACCGTGAGTGAATCGGACATCGCAACACATGCCCGGGAGCGCTGGCTGGCGGCAGGATCACCTCAAGGGCGGGACCTGGACTTCTGGTTCCAGGCCGAACGTGAACTGCGCTCGGCACGCCAGACGGATCAGCCCGCGTGGAGTCCACAGAAGCTCATGGGAGATACTCCGTAG
- a CDS encoding DUF2892 domain-containing protein — protein sequence MSYPAPSVSSLPETAFPSASLLRQQNQNVNQSERSASLALGTGVLLGSIFGHGFGRLIAFGAAAGLIYRGMTGHCPLYEKLQVDTMTPEEKLTGSTADFTGV from the coding sequence ATGAGCTATCCCGCACCATCAGTTTCGTCCCTGCCGGAAACCGCCTTTCCGAGCGCATCCCTACTTCGCCAACAAAATCAAAACGTGAACCAAAGTGAGCGCTCCGCGTCGCTCGCCCTGGGTACAGGTGTCTTGCTGGGCTCGATATTCGGACACGGTTTTGGACGGCTGATTGCGTTTGGCGCAGCGGCTGGCCTGATCTACCGTGGCATGACGGGTCATTGCCCTCTTTACGAAAAGCTGCAGGTGGACACGATGACCCCGGAGGAAAAACTGACGGGAAGCACCGCGGACTTCACGGGCGTGTAG
- a CDS encoding DUF2092 domain-containing protein: MKYRSFSISLRGSRDLCLVAALALFPAFDVGAAEIEPAARAVAKAAAAKLGAAQTVKVTATHKLSPGFKGGPRVEDGPVNITVKRPNQFYAIQKGRLETSEISFDGKSICVMHPEVKLHSLEPLKAASVEQFSDRLDERFGFRPPVAELLANDLEAQLFVNATSAKVVGREWCGFSRCERLRIEQEGMTGDVWIGAKDKLPRRLLLTFTALEGHPTWDIKLSNWQLGSAVDESLFSKRPAADSQRLKMLKSR; the protein is encoded by the coding sequence ATGAAATACCGTTCCTTCTCAATTTCTCTACGTGGTTCCCGCGACCTCTGCCTCGTGGCAGCGCTGGCTTTGTTTCCTGCCTTCGATGTGGGTGCTGCCGAAATCGAACCCGCTGCCAGGGCGGTGGCCAAGGCTGCAGCGGCGAAACTCGGGGCCGCTCAAACCGTGAAAGTCACTGCGACACACAAACTGAGCCCGGGCTTTAAAGGGGGACCCAGGGTGGAGGATGGACCTGTGAACATTACCGTCAAACGCCCCAATCAATTCTACGCCATTCAGAAGGGCAGACTGGAGACCAGTGAGATCTCCTTTGATGGGAAGTCCATCTGTGTAATGCACCCGGAGGTGAAGCTGCACTCCCTGGAGCCGCTCAAAGCCGCTTCCGTCGAGCAGTTCTCGGATCGGCTGGATGAGCGCTTCGGATTCCGTCCACCCGTGGCCGAACTCCTTGCCAATGATCTGGAAGCGCAGCTCTTCGTGAATGCCACCTCTGCTAAGGTTGTCGGTCGTGAGTGGTGTGGATTTTCCCGATGCGAACGGCTGCGCATCGAGCAGGAGGGGATGACGGGTGACGTTTGGATTGGCGCGAAAGACAAACTGCCGCGCCGGTTGCTCCTGACTTTCACCGCCCTCGAAGGACATCCCACCTGGGATATCAAGCTGTCCAACTGGCAGCTTGGTTCGGCAGTGGATGAGTCCCTGTTCTCCAAGCGCCCCGCAGCCGATTCACAGCGTCTGAAAATGCTCAAGAGCCGCTGA
- a CDS encoding CBS domain-containing protein, which translates to MKANEIMTADVKVIRPGTSIQSAAEEMRNLGVGALPVCDGEKLVGMLTDRDITIRAVAEGRDPGKTTASDCMSPQMVYCFEDDDLERAQQLMKTNQVRRLPVISRDKKLVGILAIGDLATKTERQERKVGETLQEISEPPAR; encoded by the coding sequence ATGAAAGCGAATGAGATCATGACGGCCGATGTGAAGGTGATTCGTCCGGGAACCAGCATCCAGTCTGCCGCCGAGGAGATGCGGAACTTGGGTGTGGGAGCCCTGCCCGTCTGCGATGGTGAGAAGCTGGTGGGCATGCTCACGGACCGGGATATCACCATCCGAGCCGTCGCTGAAGGCAGGGACCCGGGCAAGACCACCGCGAGTGACTGCATGAGCCCCCAAATGGTCTACTGCTTTGAGGACGATGATCTTGAGCGGGCGCAGCAGCTCATGAAGACGAACCAGGTGCGGAGGCTGCCCGTCATCAGCCGTGACAAGAAGCTGGTGGGAATCCTGGCCATCGGTGACCTGGCCACCAAAACGGAACGCCAGGAGCGGAAGGTGGGCGAGACGCTCCAGGAAATCTCAGAGCCGCCGGCGCGGTGA